One Plasmodium vivax chromosome 13, whole genome shotgun sequence genomic region harbors:
- a CDS encoding hypothetical protein, conserved (encoded by transcript PVX_086045A) — protein MERTNEPVPVKPFQAAYSFESYEEPKKYNLEKKAKIFSPTYFFDGNSWSALERPLILKKTVFDDERIAVLKSFEDRNPPPELEASLSGKYDIKVYKCRDIIVCIEGEQKILMKLPITQNIITWNSSERLPVLAKTWRPTVFILNQGNVFIRIIPEKCLVISKVNDTDSFKVSCINYSDGFCCCHPINNLALLYGAYEQHQDSSIMKLPKLPLSSGKYNFFIHFFSWGTMIVPKNINVFRGYLCGFKKNTVALIIIPPKIHIYVEFRSSTPIATSMDYKKDFLITARKPNLTDLEIYLIVQDQLIKYDYSYDLRLNKDKAPISNLHIPIKFKITKEEKEKKKENPYYKCKWTFIDTLDQTFMTDSCNSSSEHLMSPDLACVFDAETGT, from the coding sequence ATGGAGAGGACGAACGAGCCAGTCCCAGTCAAACCCTTCCAAGCTGCGTACAGCTTCGAAAGCTACGAAGAGCCAAAAAAGTACAACctcgaaaaaaaggcgaaaatattttcccccaCGTACTTCTTCGATGGGAACTCCTGGTCAGCACTGGAAAGGCCGTTGATCCTTAAAAAAACGGTGTTCGACGATGAACGAATTGCTGTGCTGAAATCGTTTGAAGACAGAAATCCGCCACCAGAGTTGGAGGCATCCTTGAGTGGAAAATATGACATCAAGGTATATAAATGTAGAGATATCATAGTATGTATCgaaggggagcaaaaaatcTTAATGAAGTTGCCCATAACACAGAACATTATTACTTGGAATAGTTCGGAGCGACTTCCCGTGTTAGCCAAGACATGGAGACCAACAGTGTTTATACTAAACCAAGGAAATGTATTCATTAGAATTATCCCGGAAAAATGTCTAGTGATAAGCAAAGTGAACGACACGGATTCGTTCAAAGTCAGTTGTATTAACTATTCTGACGGGTTCTGTTGCTGCCATCCTATTAACAACTTAGCTTTGCTCTATGGTGCCTATGAGCAACACCAAGATTCCAGCATCATGAAATTGCCGAAACTGCCCTTAAGTAGTGGGAAGTATAACTtctttatacattttttctcGTGGGGAACTATGATAGTGCCGAAAAATATTAACGTGTTCAGAGGCTATCTCTGTGGTTTTAAGAAAAACACAGTTGCGTTAATTATCATACCGCCAAagatacacatatatgtggaGTTTCGCAGCTCTACCCCTATAGCAACTTCCATGGATTATAAGAAAGATTTTCTCATAACAGCAAGGAAGCCTAACCTTACCGATttggaaatttatttaattgtgCAAGACCAGTTAATTAAATATGACTATTCTTACGACCTTCGCTTGAATAAGGACAAGGCGCCTATTTCAAACTTGCACATTCCTATCAAGTTTAAGATaacgaaggaggaaaaggagaagaagaaagagaaCCCCTACTACAAATGCAAGTGGACCTTCATCGACACCCTTGATCAGACGTTCATGACGGATTCGTGCAATTCATCCTCCGAGCATCTGATGTCACCAGATTTGGCTTGCGTGTTTGACGCGGAGACAGGTACGtag